In Candidatus Epulonipiscium viviparus, one DNA window encodes the following:
- a CDS encoding AbrB/MazE/SpoVT family DNA-binding domain-containing protein: MKHTGIVRKVDELGRVVLPIELRRNLDINIKDSLEIFVNEEQIILKKYVPADIFTGSMEDLIDYRGKKISKQTIIELANVAGLKIAE, encoded by the coding sequence ATGAAACATACAGGAATTGTAAGAAAAGTTGATGAATTAGGAAGAGTAGTTCTGCCTATAGAATTAAGAAGAAATTTGGATATAAATATAAAAGATTCATTAGAAATTTTCGTAAACGAAGAGCAAATTATTTTGAAAAAATATGTTCCTGCAGATATATTTACTGGAAGTATGGAAGATCTAATAGATTATAGAGGGAAGAAAATTTCTAAGCAAACTATAATAGAGCTTGCCAATGTTGCAGGACTTAAAATAGCAG
- a CDS encoding nucleoside recognition domain-containing protein, whose amino-acid sequence MLNYLWSFMCIFSVVIAMATNKMNAVTTEMLNSSVTAVKICFDTTGILCMWMGIMYIAEKSGLVNALSKKMTPLLNFLFPDVPKNHPARKYIATNMIANFLGLGWAATPPGLLAMVELQKLNKNKSRATNAMCMFLIINISSIQLIPITMVSYRNGYGSANSTEIVAPAIIATLVSTIVAIAFAKFMHTKEN is encoded by the coding sequence ATGCTAAATTACTTATGGAGTTTTATGTGTATATTTTCTGTAGTTATTGCAATGGCAACAAATAAAATGAATGCTGTCACAACAGAAATGCTCAATTCCAGTGTTACGGCAGTGAAAATCTGTTTTGATACCACCGGAATCTTATGCATGTGGATGGGCATCATGTATATTGCAGAAAAATCAGGCCTAGTCAATGCACTCTCAAAAAAAATGACTCCTCTATTAAACTTTTTATTTCCGGATGTTCCCAAAAATCATCCCGCAAGAAAATACATAGCAACAAACATGATCGCAAATTTTTTAGGCCTAGGATGGGCAGCAACCCCACCTGGACTTTTAGCCATGGTTGAACTTCAAAAGTTAAACAAAAATAAGTCTCGTGCCACCAACGCCATGTGTATGTTTCTTATTATAAATATTTCATCAATTCAGCTAATTCCTATAACTATGGTTTCATATAGAAACGGATATGGCTCTGCTAATTCTACAGAAATTGTAGCACCTGCAATTATTGCCACACTCGTCTCTACAATCGTTGCAATAGCCTTTGCTAAATTTATGCATACAAAGGAGAACTAA
- a CDS encoding spore maturation protein: MSILMHISDYIIPSVCIFIISYGLFKKVDVFEVFIEGATEGLNVAIKILPTLIALLVAVGMLRSSGVLDGIVKILSPIITSFTDFPPEVVPIALMRTVSSSASTGLILDIFKNYGPDSFMGRLVSIMFACTETIFYTMSVYFMTINIKDTRYTLSGSLLATLAGIIASYLITVSLFGI; this comes from the coding sequence ATGTCAATTTTAATGCATATATCAGATTACATAATTCCTAGCGTCTGTATTTTTATTATTTCATATGGTCTTTTCAAAAAAGTTGACGTATTTGAAGTTTTTATAGAAGGAGCCACAGAAGGATTAAATGTAGCTATCAAAATTTTACCCACACTAATCGCATTACTCGTTGCAGTTGGAATGCTTAGATCCTCTGGAGTACTTGATGGCATCGTAAAAATTTTATCGCCAATCATTACATCATTTACAGATTTTCCACCGGAAGTAGTGCCAATCGCCCTAATGCGAACTGTATCTTCTTCCGCTTCTACTGGATTAATTTTAGACATTTTTAAAAACTATGGTCCAGATTCATTTATGGGCAGACTGGTCTCTATAATGTTTGCTTGCACAGAAACAATTTTTTACACAATGAGCGTATACTTTATGACAATCAATATTAAAGATACCAGATATACTCTGTCCGGTTCTCTACTAGCCACACTTGCCGGCATCATTGCATCATATTTAATAACAGTCTCTTTATTTGGTATATAG
- a CDS encoding proline--tRNA ligase translates to MLLSKLLGERFKEKPQEAKSISHIFLLRGGYIRQVANGLFTMLLPAQKVKVNIEKIIREEMNKIDGQEVIFPVVLPGELWQESGRFESVGSELLRMKDRTDKDLVLGMTHEEAAVHLARSEAKSYTQYPFMIYQIQTKFRDEARSRGGLIRVREFTMKDAYSFHTSNEDLDAYYDKCLKAYNEIYRRTGVPEVVCVESDSGMMGGNVSHEFMLLADIGEDTIVVCDTCGYMSNMEVATGKLAAVMKEEKAIEKIHTPKMNTIADIAKYFGVSEEHTLKAAVYNVQDKSEPLVIFIRGDLQVNIAKVQKIVKAAITPYEDYENCDLAFGFIGPYKMNTDKVTVIYDKSLKDETNLICGGNEADYHYSGLNMNRDLSAIEYVDVAEVKEGQCCPNCNGKLTFKRGIEVGNIFKLGTKYTDVMKMTYVDQDGKSKTPIMGCYGIGVGRLIASAIEAHHDDYGPIWPISIAPWQVHICALKSKTMDINVIGAEIYGKLSQKFEVIFDDRGAAPGVQFADADLLGVPVRIVLGEKNLKNGNVEIVTRDKSIKKLIAKEDVYEEVASIIRELQQRL, encoded by the coding sequence GTCTTTTCACCATGCTATTACCAGCTCAAAAAGTTAAAGTTAATATAGAAAAGATAATTCGTGAAGAGATGAATAAAATTGATGGTCAAGAAGTAATATTTCCTGTTGTGCTTCCTGGAGAATTATGGCAAGAATCAGGCAGATTTGAAAGTGTAGGTTCTGAGCTTTTAAGAATGAAAGATAGAACTGATAAAGACCTAGTATTGGGTATGACACATGAAGAAGCTGCAGTGCATTTGGCAAGAAGCGAAGCAAAATCTTATACTCAATATCCGTTTATGATTTATCAGATTCAAACTAAATTTAGAGATGAGGCTCGCTCAAGAGGCGGACTTATTCGTGTTCGTGAGTTTACAATGAAAGACGCATATTCATTTCATACTTCTAATGAAGATTTAGATGCGTATTATGACAAATGTTTGAAAGCATATAATGAAATTTATAGAAGAACTGGAGTTCCTGAAGTAGTGTGTGTGGAATCTGATAGTGGAATGATGGGAGGAAACGTATCCCATGAGTTTATGCTACTTGCTGACATAGGTGAAGACACAATTGTGGTGTGTGATACCTGCGGGTATATGTCTAACATGGAAGTTGCGACAGGAAAATTAGCTGCAGTTATGAAAGAAGAAAAGGCGATAGAGAAAATACACACTCCCAAGATGAATACTATTGCAGATATTGCAAAGTACTTTGGGGTTTCTGAAGAACATACTTTGAAGGCTGCAGTATATAATGTACAAGATAAAAGTGAGCCACTAGTGATCTTTATACGAGGAGATTTGCAGGTGAACATTGCAAAGGTACAAAAAATTGTTAAGGCCGCTATTACTCCTTATGAAGATTATGAAAATTGCGATTTGGCATTTGGTTTTATTGGACCATATAAAATGAATACAGATAAAGTTACAGTGATCTATGATAAATCGCTTAAAGATGAAACTAATTTAATTTGTGGAGGTAATGAAGCAGATTATCACTATAGTGGGCTGAATATGAATAGAGATTTGTCCGCGATTGAATATGTGGATGTTGCAGAAGTTAAAGAGGGGCAATGCTGTCCAAATTGCAATGGAAAATTAACATTTAAGCGAGGTATAGAAGTCGGCAATATTTTTAAATTGGGAACTAAGTATACTGATGTTATGAAGATGACATATGTAGATCAGGATGGAAAATCTAAGACTCCTATCATGGGTTGCTATGGAATTGGAGTAGGTCGGTTGATAGCATCAGCGATAGAAGCGCATCATGATGATTATGGTCCAATTTGGCCAATTAGTATTGCTCCATGGCAAGTTCATATATGTGCCTTGAAGTCTAAAACTATGGATATCAATGTAATTGGGGCAGAAATATATGGAAAACTTAGTCAAAAATTTGAAGTAATTTTTGATGATAGAGGTGCTGCACCGGGAGTTCAATTTGCAGATGCGGATTTGCTGGGAGTGCCAGTGAGAATTGTTTTGGGAGAGAAGAATTTAAAAAATGGCAATGTAGAAATAGTAACAAGAGACAAATCTATAAAAAAATTGATTGCCAAAGAAGATGTATACGAAGAGGTTGCTTCTATCATTAGAGAATTGCAACAGAGATTGTAA